One Oryza brachyantha chromosome 3, ObraRS2, whole genome shotgun sequence DNA segment encodes these proteins:
- the LOC102719095 gene encoding uncharacterized protein LOC102719095, with translation MAKRLPADGLAAIRAALRPSARSPRSRPAEGKAPKPHAAPLDTPRNAAGPGASSGGRAEVRDLAAACGLQEDERVPLSEVVLDCTRRWFQDTLKEARAGDAAMQVLVGQMYRSGYGVNKNEHKAQIWMEKASRYRSTVWKVSSKRPGYNASDSDSDDSKETGK, from the exons ATGGCCAAGCGCCTCCCGGCcgacggcctcgccgccatccgcgccgcgctccgcccctccgcccgcagCCCCCGATCCCGCCCCGCCGAAGGCAAGGCACCGAAGCCGCACGCCGCCCCGCTGGATACGCCCAGGAACGCCGCCGGCCCCGGGGCCAGCTCCGGCGGGCGCGCGGAGGTGAGGGAtttggcggcggcgtgcgggctGCAGGAGGACGAGCGCGTGCCGCTCTCCGAGGTGGTGCTTGACTGCACGAGGAGGTGGTTCCAGGACACGCTCAAGGAGGcacgcgccggcgacgccgccatgCAGGTGCTCGTCGGCCAGATGTACCGCAGCGGATACGGCGTCAACAAGAACGAGCACAAG gCTCAAATTTGGATGGAGAAAGCATCACGATACCGATCTACAGTCTGGAAAGTTAGCAGCAAACGCCCAG GATACAATGCTAGTGACTCAGATTCAGATGATTCTAAGGAAACAGGCAAATAA
- the LOC102715464 gene encoding uncharacterized protein LOC102715464 gives MGNSLRCCLACVLPCGSFDVVRIVHLNGHIEEYARPVTAGEVIAAHPSHVLSRPCSQGGARRILIVSPESELKRGCFYFLVPASSVPEKKKRKPSSSTPCPRPQQKKAPRPRPPAPAPKAVPAGDATGAAKAAASDGGDSYLAEVLSESKATSCKRRRSVRATVWRPHLQIIAEEDASE, from the coding sequence ATGGGCAACAGCCTGAGGTGCTGCCTTGCCTGCGTCCTCCCCTGCGGCTCCTTCGACGTGGTCCGCATCGTCCACCTCAACGGCCACATCGAGGAGTACGCGCGCCCGGTCACCGCTGGCGAGGTCATCGCCGCGCACCCCAGCCATGTCCTGAGCCGGCCGTGCTCCcagggcggcgcgcggcggatcTTGATCGTCTCGCCCGAGTCTGAGCTCAAGCGCGGGTGCTTCTACTTCCTCGTGCCGGCTTCGTCGGtgccggagaagaagaagaggaagccgtcgtcgtcgaccccGTGCCCGCGGCCACAGCAGAAGAAGgcgccacggccacggccgccggcgccggcgcctaaGGCCGTGCCGGCCGGTGATGCTACCGGTGCGGCGAAGGCTGccgcgagcgacggcggcgacagctACCTGGCGGAGGTGTTGTCGGAGAGCAAGGCCACCAGCTGCAAGCGCCGCCGGAGTGTCCGCGCCACGGTGTGGCGGCCGCACCTCCAGATCATCGCGGAAGAAGACGCCTCTGAGTGA
- the LOC102719370 gene encoding protein SCAR2-like, with the protein MPLTRHKVANEYSLGGRDLYRRADQHDPEALLDGVAMAGLVGALRQLGDLAEFAAQVFHGLSDEVMTVSARGHGLMLRVQQLEAELPLVEKDSCHADYLYIASNRGIYWHSNLRLDNGVVTKGDTPRFIMDSIKQCHGPPKLFMLDKYDIGGEGACLKRYTDPSFFKTDSACSSMLEQGIQRERRPLRAMEIRPILQNSEIFRPPNAANNDSKLETDLSGKALDKVPTGRRQLKYRQLNGSLSQSFRQQVQNLYRETSPDEKPCSMNHSEVQISFTDSPDTNTEERDIMVDTFSSMDKSREDNYVMHGNNRSIPEEALSRSSDARSTGRSKGYNSEVDIYVDALTTMDSEVETDTENRDHGHVFEPVESSKSCSDVHVVVVSGSISFRNNGSTVPNSEDVVPAKEEKDDHHQEYVCIPSPQAKPVSGEHERRSSLEELFAQERPVYCEHERTSSVEELLVGDVHASEPNMRTSATESNTNGSVSSAATNDALGTIKKEKDNLSIAAISFKKTASKQSKYVGGMELIASKVGILPRKLSKKQDLFSDSLRNMAKQLLELKINSTEETELYEFEANGDGCDMKCLEISRPPIKIMENAMQTFPSDSPQDNIDSRKCKAEEVNQEYDHDVPPSDSPQDSVDGHAFQDIALLSSQEEQQCAGAVTDNKLLDHTPEHTQDKIENIYTEVVPENASDVSEELKEGSISEGNVNEEDAEESNKLLDHTPEHTQDKIGEHLYREVTENIYTEVVPENASNVSEELKEGSISEGNVNEEDAEESNKLLDHTPEHTQDKIGEHLYREVTENIYTEVVPENASDVSEELKEGSISEGNVNEEDVEESNKLLDRTPEHTQDKIGEHLHKEVTENIYTEVVPENVSDIGEELKEGSISEGNVNEEDVEESNKLLDRTPEHTQDKIGEHLHREVTENIYTEVVPENVSDIGELKEGSISEGNVNEEDAEESNKLLDHTPEHTQDKIGEHLHREVTENIYTEVVPENASDIGEELKEGSISEGNVNEEDAEESNESDIYALDEETEYIEGQVVSDDLVSSPISSNQSDDPCQITPLALSDADDTVAGKSADNDISGMHITLSGTITESDVSTVVVESVTTNDVAMHHNEQWCLHPETTLPQDLTPVNNCEVVGQNEPLPLCSSSMVGGTPDLSVDSEEMHENPNMCNDNSTNLFRDALAPDSKDVPLPNISSFDWMLNGVMQKSLNVLPAKTHIEILHENYSSEDTEDAPPPLPPLPPMQWRATKLQRGSAPLSAKFGKPPRPKPPVKCQENESYSSQDKRNQDLQEVSLQNGLTPVTLEEEMVVATVSNEVQKNTITGGDSEESHLKRLNEYDVQVSNPFSASEYKSVGVPSVEGDSLETSQLSELIVIPEETWSELVDVKSIPGQEKGAKHQLSTGVFDCYGMHANSLSTENRDQYKGYDQKKKEFSAEESNTIADSLEKKPNGVTPDTQNPDFSVQKEDREYGSYGTARELSSSEEAVAKLSPHRVPEPPKYPQLQVTSHDRSMLKKAPTLVPSIKLLDEKSTIWGQIKNKSFNLKPVLAKRPNVMGAPRTNLQVVAILERANAIRQAVADDDDEDSWSE; encoded by the exons ATGCCCCTGACGCGGCACAAGGTCGCCAACGAGTACTCGCTCGGCGGCCGCGACCTCTACCGCCGGGCCGACCAGCACGACCCCGAGGCCCTCCTCGATGgcgtcgccatggccggccTCGTCGGCGCCCTCCGCCAGCTCGGCGACCTCGCAGA ATTTGCTGCACAGGTGTTCCATGGTCTATCCGATGAGGTGATGACAGTGTCTGCACGAGGGCATGGGCTCATGCTCCGGGTGCAGCAGCTGGAGGCAGAGTTGCCACTCGTGGAGAAAGACTCTTGTCATGCAGACTATCTGTATATTGCATCTAACAGGG GAATATATTGGCATTCGAATCTGAGGTTGGACAATGGGGTTGTGACAAAAGGAGACACTCCTCGCTTCATCATGGACTCCATCAAGCAGTGTCACGGGCCTCCCAAATTGTTCATGCTTGATAA GTATGACATTGGTGGTGAGGGAGCTTGCTTGAAGAGATACACTGACCCATCCTTCTTCAAAACAGATTCTGCGTGTTCTAGCATGCTAGAGCAAGGAATtcaaagagaaagaagaccTCTTAGAGCTATG GAGATCAGGCCCATTCTGCAGAATTCTGAGATTTTCAGACCTCCTAATGCAGCCAATAATGACTCCAA ATTGGAGACAGATTTGTCTGGTAAAGCTCTGGACAAAGTCCCAACAGGGCGCCGTCAACTGAAGTACCGACAACTAAATGGATCTCTGTCCCAAAGCTTCAGACAACAGGTGCAGAATCTTTACAGAGAAACTTCACCAGATGAGAAACCCTGCTCCATGAACCATTCAGAAGTGCAGATATCTTTCACTGACTCACCTGACACTAACACTGAAGAAAGGGATATCATGGTAGACACTTTCAGTAGCATGGACAAAAGCAGAGAAGACAACTACGTGATGCATGGCAACAACAGATCAATCCCTGAAGAAGCACTGTCTCGTTCTTCAGATGCTAGGTCAACAGGAAGGAGCAAGGGATACAACTCTGAAGTTGACATCTACGTGGACGCTCTCACCACAATGGATTCTGAGGTGGAGACAGACACAGAGAACAGAGATCATGGACATGTCTTTGAACCTGTTGAGTCCAGCAAATCGTGCTCCGATGTTCATGTTGTTGTGGTTTCGGGGTCTATTAGCTTCAGGAACAATGGCTCAACGGTGCCTAACTCTGAAGATGTTGTTCCagcaaaggaagaaaaagatgatcaccatcaagaatatgTCTGTATCCCTTCACCACAGGCCAAACCTGTGTCTGGTGAACATGAGAGGAGAAGCTCGCTGGAGGAATTGTTTGCGCAAGAAAGGCCAGTATATTGTGAGCATGAGAGAACTAGTTCTGTGGAGGAATTGCTCGTTGGAGATGTTCATGCTTCGGAGCCTAACATGAGGACGTCAGCTACTGAATCAAACACTAATGGCTCTGTCAGCAGTGCTGCAACAAATGATGCACTTGGCActataaagaaagaaaaggataaCCTCAGCATTGCAGCCATTTCCTTCAAGAAGACAGCGAGTAAGCAATCAAAGTATGTGGGCGGCATGGAACTTATTGCTTCAAAAGTGGGCATTTTGCCGAGGAAACTCTCCAAGAAGCAGGATCTGTTCTCTGATTCCCTCCGGAACATGGCCAAGCAGTTGCTGGAGCTGAAGATTAATAGCACCGAAGAGACTGAGTTATATGAATTTGAAGCAAATGGTGATGGATGTGATATGAAGTGTTTGGAAATATCTCGCCCTCCTATTAAAATTATGGAGAATGCCATGCAAACTTTTCCTTCTGATTCACCTCAAGATAATATTGATTCAAGAAAATGCAAAGCAGAAGAAGTGAACCAAGAATATGACCATGATGTTCCACCAAGTGATAGTCCCCAAGATTCAGTTGATGGACATGCATTTCAGGACATTGCATTGCTGAGTTCTCAAGAGGAACAACAATGTGCAGGTGCTGTAACTGATAACAAATTGTTGGATCATACACCAGAACATACTCAAGAtaagattgaaaatatttatactgaAGTTGTTCCTGAAAATGCCTCTGATGTAAGTGAAGAATTGAAAGAGGGCAGTATTTCTGAAGGGAATGTGAATGAGGAAGATGCCGAGGAAAGCAACAAATTGTTGGATCATACACCAGAACATACTCAAGATAAGATTGGGGAACATCTTTATAGGGAAGTgactgaaaatatttatactgaAGTTGTACCTGAAAATGCCTCTAATGTAAGTGAAGAATTGAAAGAGGGCAGTATTTCTGAAGGGAATGTGAATGAGGAAGATGCCGAGGAAAGCAACAAATTGTTGGATCATACACCAGAACATACTCAAGATAAGATTGGGGAACATCTTTATAGGGAAGTgactgaaaatatttatactgaAGTTGTTCCAGAAAATGCCTCTGATGTAAGTGAAGAATTGAAAGAGGGCAGTATTTCTGAAGGGAATGTGAATGAAGAAGATGTCGAGGAAAGCAACAAATTGTTGGATCGTACACCAGAACATACTCAAGATAAGATTGGGGAACATCTTCATAAGGAAGTgactgaaaatatttatactgaAGTTGTTCCAGAAAATGTCTCTGATATAGGTGAAGAATTGAAAGAGGGCAGTATTTCTGAAGGGAATGTGAATGAAGAAGATGTCGAGGAAAGCAACAAATTGTTGGATCGTACACCAGAACATACTCAAGATAAGATTGGGGAACATCTTCATAGGGAAGTgactgaaaatatttatactgaAGTTGTTCCAGAAAATGTCTCTGATATAGGAGAATTGAAAGAGGGCAGTATTTCTGAAGGGAATGTGAATGAAGAAGATGCTGAGGAAAGCAACAAATTGTTGGATCATACACCAGAACATACTCAAGATAAGATTGGGGAACATCTTCATAGGGAAGTgactgaaaatatttatactgaAGTTGTTCCAGAAAATGCCTCTGATATAGGTGAAGAATTGAAAGAGGGCAGTATTTCTGAAGGGAATGTGAATGAGGAAGATGCCGAGGAAAGCAACGAGTCCGATATATATGCATTGGATGAAGAAACTGAGTACATAGAAGGGCAAGTGGTTTCAGATGATTTGGTTTCCTCACCAATTTCATCCAATCAATCTGACGATCCTTGCCAGATAACACCACTCGCTCTTTCAGATGCAGATGATACAGTGGCAGGTAAAAGCGCAGACAATGACATCTCTGGAATGCATATAACATTGTCAGGAACAATCACAGAATCCGATGTATCTACAGTGGTTGTTGAATCAGTTACAACAAATGATGTGGCCATGCATCATAATGAACAGTGGTGTTTACATCCAGAAACTACACTGCCACAAGATTTAACTCCTGTCAACAACTGTGAGGTTGTAGGCCAGAATGAGCCATTACCACTGTGCAGCTCATCCATGGTGGGTGGAACTCCAGATCTGTCTGTAGACAGTGAGGAAATGCATGAAAATCCCAATATGTGCAATGACAACAGTACTAATTTGTTCAGAGATGCACTAGCTCCAGACTCTAAAGATGTACCATTACCAAACATCTCAAGTTTTGATTGGATGCTTAATGGTGTAATGCAGAAGTCGTTGAATGTGCTTCCTGCTAAAACACATATtgaaattttacatgaaaattaTTCTTCTGAAGATACTGAAGATGCACCACCACCGCTTCCACCTCTCCCGCCGATGCAATGGAGAGCAACAAAGCTTCAGCGAGGGTCCGCACCTTTATCTGCAAAATTTGGAAAACCACCAAGACCAAAACCTCCAGTTAAGTGCCAAGAAAATGAGAGTTACTCCTCACAGGACAAAAGAAATCAAGATCTTCAGGAAGTAAGTCTGCAGAATGGTTTGACTCCCGTCACTTTAGAGGAGGAAATGGTAGTGGCAACTGTTTCTAATGAGGTTCAGAAAAATACAATCACTGGTGGAGATTCGGAAGAAAGCCACCTCAAAAGACTCAATGAGTATGATGTGCAGGTTTCTAATCCATTTTCTGCATCAGAATACAAGAGCGTGGGAGTTCCTTCAGTAGAAGGTGACAGTCTGGAAACTTCGCAGTTATCTGAGCTTATAGTAATTCCAGAAGAGACATGGTCTGAGCTTGTGGATGTAAAATCAATACCTGGACAAGAGAAAGGAGCAAAACACCAGCTTAGCACTGGAGTTTTTGATTGCTATGGCATGCATGCTAATAGTTTGTCAACAGAAAATAGAGATCAGTACAAAGGATAtgatcaaaagaaaaaggaatttTCAGCTGAGGAAAGCAATACAATCGCAGATtcattggaaaagaaaccaaaTGGAGTTACTCCTGATACACAGAATCCTGACTTTTCAGTCCAAAAGGAAGACAGAGAATATGGTAGTTATGGCACGGCAAGGGAGTTGTCTTCATCAGAAGAGGCAGTAGCAAAATTATCGCCACACAGAGTGCCAGAACCACCTAAATATCCCCAACTCCAAGTTACTTCTCATGATAGAAGCATG CTAAAAAAGGCCCCCACTTTGGTTCCTTCTATTAAGCTTTTAGACGAGAAGAGCACAATATGGGGCCAGATAAAGAACAAG TCTTTCAACTTGAAGCCGGTTCTTGCAAAGAGACCAAACGTGATGGGTGCTCCAAGAACCAACTTGCAAGTAGTGGCTATCCTGGAGAGGGCTAACGCGATTCGCCAG GCTGTTgctgatgacgatgatgaggATAGCTGGAGTGAGTAG
- the LOC102718818 gene encoding CASP-like protein 4B2 produces the protein MAMVPADAGAKPPPDLEKPDHSTQNGAPNSAAAAVAGGGGGGRGSGGGVVDSVVARWRREDMLDKSPLALHAAAAAFAFVALVLVASNQHGGWMEFDRYQEYRYLLAITALAFAYSLAQALRHALRMRRGVDPVPAASGRLLDFASDQVVAYLLMSALSAATPITNRMRSAVINRFTDTTAAAISMAFFAFVALALSAMVSGYKLSKQTYM, from the exons ATGGCGATGGTcccggccgacgccggcgccaagccgccgccggactTGGAGAAGCCGGACCACAGCACCCAGAACGGCGCCCCCaactctgccgccgccgccgtcgcgggcggcggcggcgggggccgaGGTAGCGGCGGGGGCGTGGTGGATTCGGTggtggcgcggtggcggcgggaggaCATGCTCGACAAGAGCCCCCTCGCgctgcacgccgccgcggcggcgttcgcCTTCGTCGCGCTCGTGCTCGTCGCCTCCAACCAGCACGGGGGCTGGATGGAGTTCGACCGGTACCAGGAGTACAG GTATCTTCTCGCGATTACGGCGCTGGCGTTCGCCTACTCGCTTGCGCAGGCGCTGCGGCATGCGTTGCGGATGCGCCGCGGTGTCGACCCGGTCCCGGCGGCGTCCGGGAGGCTACTCGATTTCGCCAGTGATCAG GTAGTCGCATACTTGCTGATGTCTGCTCTGTCTGCTGCTACACCCATTACGAATCGGATGAGATCTGCAGTGATCAACCGCTTCACCGACACAACTGCTGCTGCAATCAGCATGGCCTTCTTTGCATTTGTTGCCCTCGCCTTGTCAGCGATGGTTTCTGGATACAAACTGTCCAAACAAACGTACATGTGA
- the LOC102718255 gene encoding laccase-3, which yields MTTTTTTTRLICCFSVAALLLLCFLLPAAVAEERFYEFVVQETLVKRLCKTQRIITVNGQFPGPTIEVFDGDEVSIRAVNMARYNVTLHWHGLRQLRNGWADGPEFVTQCPIRPGGSYTYRFPIQGQEGTLWWHAHSSWLRATVHGALIIHPRRAVPYPFPKPHSEFPIILAEWWRRDPIAVLRQSMITGAPPNVSDTILINGQPGDFLECSAQETSIIPVVAGETTLLRIINAAMNTELFVSLAGHKMTVVAADAMYTKPFETTVVLLGPGQTTDVLVTAHAAPGRYYLAARAYASAQGVPFDNTTATAILQYKEGAGCPSTTGAGAAAGAGAGVGAGANSFNGQVGSGANPFNGQTGSVANTFNGPLGRSQFSGGHPARAGPAPMLPFLPAFNDTNTATAFSNSIRSPAPVKVPGPVTQEVFTTVGFGLFNCMPGPFCQGPNNTRFAASMNNVSFQLPNTVSLLQAHYHHIPGVFTDDFPPLPPVFFDFTSQNVPRALWQPVKGTKLYRVKYGAVVQIVFQDTGIFAAEEHPMHIHGYHFYVLATGFGNYDPVRDAHKLNLVDPPSRNTIGVPVGGWAVVRFVADNPGVWLVHCHIDAHLTGGLAMALLVEDGESELEATMAPPLDLPLCIL from the exons atgacgacgacgacgacgacgacgaggctgATCTGCTGCTTCTCTGTCGCTGCTCTTCTCCTTCTCTGCTTCCttctcccggccgccgtcgccgaggagcGCTTCTACGAGTTCGTG GTCCAGGAGACGCTAGTGAAGAGGCTGTGCAAGACGCAGAGGATCATCACGGTGAACGGGCAGTTCCCGGGGCCGACGATCGAGGTGTTCGACGGTGACGAGGTGTCGATCAGGGCGGTGAACATGGCGAGGTACAACGTGACGCTGCACTGGCACGGCCTGCGGCAGCTGCGGAACGGGTGGGCGGACGGGCCCGAGTTCGTGACGCAGTGCCCCATCCGCCCCGGCGGCAGCTACACGTACCGCTTCCCCATCCAGGGGCAGGAGGGCACCCTGTGGTGGCACGCCCACAGCTCCTGGCTCCGCGCCACCGTCCACGGCGCCCTCATCATCCACCCTCGCCGTGCCGTCCCCTACCCGTTCCCTAAGCCCCACTCTGAGTTCCCCATCATCCTAG CGGAGTGGTGGAGGAGGGACCCGATCGCGGTGCTGAGGCAGTCCATGAtcaccggcgcgccgccgaaCGTCTCCGACACGATCCTCATCAACGGCCAGCCGGGAGATTTCCTTGAGTGCTCCGCGCAAG AGACGAGCATCAtaccggtggtcgccggcgaGACGACCCTGCTGCGCATCATCAACGCCGCCATGAACACCGAGCTCTTCGTCTCCCTCGCTGGGCACAAGATGACcgtggtcgccgccgacgccatgTACACCAAGCCCTTCGAGACcaccgtcgtcctcctcggccCCGGCCAGACCACCGACGTGCTCGTCAccgcccacgccgcgccgGGACGCTACtacctcgccgcgcgcgcctaCGCCTCCGCACAGGGCGTCCCCTTCGACaacaccaccgccaccgccatcttACAGTACAAGGAAGGCGCCGGCTGCCCCAGTACGACCGGGGCAGGGGCcgccgctggcgccggcgccggcgttggTGCAGGAGCAAACTCATTCAACGGCCAGGTTGGCTCAGGTGCCAACCCGTTCAACGGCCAGACTGGCTCAGTTGCCAACACGTTCAATGGCCCGCTCGGCCGGTCCCAGTTCTCCGGCGGCCACCCTGCCCGCGCCGGGCCGGCGCCAATGCTGCCGTTCCTGCCGGCGTTCAACGACACGAACACGGCCACCGCGTTCTCGAACAGCATCCGCAGCCCGGCGCCGGTGAAGGTGCCGGGGCCGGTGACCCAGGAGGTTTTCACCACGGTGGGATTCGGCCTCTTCAACTGCATGCCCGGCCCGTTCTGCCAGGGACCCAACAACACCCGGTTCGCCGCGAGCATGAACAACGTGTCGTTCCAGCTCCCCAACACCGTGTCGCTGCTGCAGGCGCACTACCACCACATCCCCGGCGTGTTCACCGACGACttcccgccgctgccgccggtctTCTTCGACTTCACCTCGCAGAACGTCCCCCGCGCGCTGTGGCAGCCGGTGAAGGGCACCAAGCTGTACCGCGTCAAGTACGGCGCGGTGGTGCAGATCGTCTTCCAGGACACCGGCATCTTCGCCGCCGAGGAGCACCCCATGCACATCCACGGCTACCACTTCTACGTGCTCGCCACCGGGTTCGGCAACTACGACCCCGTGCGTGACGCCCACAAGCTCAACCTCGTCGACCCGCCCAGCCGGAACACCATCGGCGTGCCCGTCGGCGGGTGGGCCGTCGTGCGGTTCGTGGCGGACAACCCCGGGGTGTGGCTGGTGCACTGCCACATCGACGCGCATCTCACCGGCGGGCTCGCCATGGCGCTGCTGGTGGAGGACGGCGAGTCGGAGCTGGAGGCcaccatggcgccgccgctcgaccTGCCGTTGTGCATCCTATAG
- the LOC102715742 gene encoding 26S proteasome regulatory subunit 4 homolog, with the protein MGQGTPGGMGKQGGLPGDRKPGDGGAGDKKDRKFEPPAAPSRVGRKQRKQKGPEAAARLPAVAPLSKCRLRLLKLERVKDYLLMEEEFVVSQERLRPSEDKTEEDRSKVDDLRGTPMSVGSLEEIIDESHAIVSSSVGPEYYVGILSFVDKDQLEPGCAILMHNKVLSVVGILQDEVDPMVSVMKVEKAPLESYADIGGLDAQIQEIKEAVELPLTHPELYEDIGIRPPKGVILYGEPGTGKTLLAKAVANSTSATFLRVVGSELIQKYLGDGPKLVRELFRVADDLSPSIVFIDEIDAVGTKRYDAHSGGEREIQRTMLELLNQLDGFDSRGDVKVILATNRIESLDPALLRPGRIDRKIEFPLPDIKTRRRIFQIHTSKMTLADDVNLEEFVMTKDEFSGADIKAICTEAGLLALRERRMKVTHADFKKAKEKVMFKKKEGVPEGLYM; encoded by the exons atggggcAGGGCACTCCGGGCGGGATGGGGAAGCAGGGCGGCCTCCCCGGCGATCGCAAgccgggcgacggcggcgctggggaCAAGAAGGACCGCAAGTTCGAgccccccgccgcgccgtcccgCGTCGGCCGGAAGCAGAGGAAACAAAAGGgccccgaggcggcggcgcgcctccCCGCCGTGGCGCCGCTCTCCAAGTGCCGCCTCCGCTTGCTCAAGCTGGAGCGCGTCAAGGACTACCTCCTcatggaggaggagttcgTTGTTAGCCAAGAGCGGCTGCGGCCCAGCGAGGATAAGACGGAGGAGGACCGATCCAAGGTTGATGACCTCCGTGGTACCCCCATGAGCGTTGGCTCGCTTGAGGAGATCATCGATGAGAGCCATGCCATAGTGTCGTCTTCTGTCGGGCCGGAGTACTATGTTGGCATACTGTCCTTCGTTGACAAGGACCAACTCGAACCGGGGTGTGCTATTCTGATGCATAACAAG GTTCTCTCTGTGGTTGGAATTTTGCAAGATGAAGTTGATCCTATGGTTTCTGTCATGAAAGTTGAAAAGGCACCTCTGGAGTCTTATGCTGACATTGGTGGTCTGGATGCtcaaattcaagaaattaaaGAGGCAGTTGAGCTTCCTTTGACTCATCCTGAGCTATATGAGGACATTGGAATCAGGCCTCCCAAGGGAGTAATCCTATATGGGGAACCTGGCACGGGCAAAACTCTACTTGCAAAG GCGGTTGCTAATTCTACATCAGCAACATTTTTACGTGTTGTTGGGAGTGAGTTGATCCAAAAGTACCTTGGTGATGGCCCCAAACTTGTAAGAGAACTATTTAGGGTGGCTGATGACCTTTCTCCGTCAATTGTCTTTATTGATGAGATTGATGCAGTCGGAACAAAGAG GTATGATGCTCATTCAGGTGGAGAGCGTGAAATTCAGAGAACTATGTTGGAGTTGCTAAATCAGCTGGATGGTTTTGATTCAAGGGGAGATGTTAAAGTTATTCTAGCAACAAATCGCATTGAAAGTCTTGACCCGGCATTGCTTCGACCTGGTCGGATAGACAGAAAGATTGAATTTCCTTTACCAGATATTAAAACCAGGAGACGAATCTTCCAG ATACACACTTCTAAGATGACATTAGCAGATGATGTGAACCTAGAAGAGTTTGTGATGACCAAGGATGAGTTTTCTGGTGCTGATATCAAAGCAATATGTACGGAGGCTGGATTGCTCGCTTTAAGAGAGCGCAGGATGAAG GTGACACATGCCGACTTCAAGAAGGCCAAAGAGAAGGTCATGTTCAAGAAGAAGGAAGGTGTACCGGAAGGACTTTACATGTGA